The genomic window atttttttccccaaatttaccttatttatataaaattatgaTCTTctattgctaaaaaaaatttaaaacttaaacctaaaccctaccagaatctatttatttaaatattaatattaaaaatataaaaataaaaaaactcacgaATGGCGCACAAACACACACACGAACTGCCAACTGCTAGTGGACCGACGGCCTGGCCTCCAGGGCCCCTTCCGCTTAAACAAGAGCACTAGACCAAGCAGAGCGGACCAGGATTTTTCGTAGGCATCCAAATTTTTAGAACAAAAATTCAGTTAAAAAAgtataaaattaaataaaaatactaCAAATTTAGTAATTCGGTATAATATCGTAAATTCAACAATAAAtcttaaaattataaaaccacAATATAAATAGTCCATCTTACTAGTTAAACATAAGTGACAGGAGTGCTGATTCATTCTATATGATGAAATATTAATAGGATCAGCAGGGAGTGTCAAAAGAATCCTAGATATCTAATCATATCAATCCAGAAATATTGATCCGTTACTAAGATATTGAGATACAATGTAGCTACAGACACCTAAACATCTATCTAAAATTGTGTTTTCATTGCACATATAAGACGAGCAAATTGAGCTAGTTTGATAACGTCTTGTGAAAAAATATACATCATATGATACAATataatacaatattttttaactaAAGATTATATTTCACAGAAACATTGCATATTGGATAAATCTTTCAACTAAAGATTATGTGTTTGAGGCACTAAAATGATGAGTtgcacaagaactccaagatgTAGCCAATATTGTTGTAAAAACTAAACATAAATGGCTATTCTATTTTAATTACATATATCAGACTGGAAACTGTAGAGCTACCGAACTTCCGGTCGCTAGACGCCGATCACGCCGGCCGTGGAGAAGAGCTCCCACCACTGAGCCGtgccgcccgccgcgccgcagCCTGTCGAGCGCCGCCGCCTGCCGCGCCAAGCTCCCGCAGCCGCATTGTTCGCCGCACCAAACACGCGCCGCCACCTGCCAACCGCCGTGTGCCTGTGCGCCCTTGCTCCCCAGTcctcgcgccgcgccgccgccgagtcACAAACTCGTGATTAGTGATTGAGTGGGAGCGGTCAAGGCATGGAGCAGAAGGATCGATTGGGCATAAGACTGATTAAGCCAtggttacttttttttttgactcttcacCACTGATTAAGCCATGGTCACTTGGTTAGGGGCATAAGGTCGATTGGGCCATGGCTCATGAGGCCCAAAATTAGCCGCTTCTTCTTAGATGGTGATACGAGTCGTTGCAGCGCAGGGGCGCCACACCCACCAGCAGTGGCGGATCTAGGATTTTGGGTAAGGGTGGTCCAACTTAACATAACTTTTTTTAATACCACAAATATAACGTGCCAACATATAAGTATAGAATTTTACCAAAAGCACAATACAAGTCTGAAATTTTACCAACATACAAGTCTGAAATTTGCGTTAAAAAGACTATCACCCATCTAAAGACTATAAAAAACACGGTACAAGTCTCaaagaagattacaatactaaTTTTTGTTGGTCTTACACCTTCTAATAGTCATAAAAGTCTCGATTATATCATCTTCATTCACTTTGGAGAAAATATCTCGCTCAATAAACGTGACTAGACAATCATCCAAAAGACTATCACCCATCCTATTTCTCAACTTACTCTTGACTAAACTCATTGCAGAAAATACCCTTTCAACACTTGCCGTCGCCACCGGTAGAAGCAATACCAATTTGAGAAGCAAGTACACCAAATCATAAACTTTATGTttctttgtttcaacaagcTTAATTGAGAGGTCCACAAGGTTGTCTATGCCTTTGAAGCTATCACCTCTCctcatatcatcaatatagTTATCAAGTTGCATTTCAAGTCTTATCAAGTCAGTGCTTGAAATATCATTAGGGTAAAACTCAGCAAGTCTATGTACCTTGTCTGCATCAAAAGAGGCAAATGAGTCGGCAGGATTCAAGGCCGACATACAAGAAAGCAACTCCATATTAACCTCATCAAACCGATTGTCAAGCTCTTGATTAATTTGATCAATCACTCCAATATATACTTCTCTTCTAAAGTGgtcatcatttgtttggtttcgAGCAAACCGTGTTGATCTTCCATAAGGCACATAATTACCCTCCATTACAGGAACTTCGATGCCATGTTTATTGCAAAACAAAGTGACCCTTTGAATGAATGCATCCCACCCATCAGACCTCAATTGTTGCATTCTACTCTTTGCCAAACTAACAAGTGTCATTGCATTAAGAATATCTTGATCTCTTCTTTGCAAACACTGGGACAAATCATTTGTGTATCCAAGAATAACAAGCATCAAGTGTGCACTGAAAATAAAGTCAAATGACTCAAACACTCCAACCATAGTATGTATTTTTGGCCAATCACCCCTTTGTGAAGTATCTTCTCCAAGAGTTATGAGTACCTCACAGATTATgtgatacatagcaataatgTTAACAACAGTTTTGTAATGAGAGCCCCATCGAGTCTCACCGGGCCTAGCTAACCCCATCTCTTGATTTAATCAACTCCCAGTTTCTAGTTCACCACATTCAAGTGCTTTCAAGATATTCTGAAGTCTAACATTTCGAAGCATGCCATGACGCTTACAAGAAACTCCAATAATACTCAGCAAGAGAGATACTTGATCAAAAAACCACACACAATCATCATTTCCCTTGGCAACAGCAACAAGAACTAGTTGGAGTTGATGTGCAAAACAATGGACATAATAAGCAGAAGGTGACTCTTTCATGATCAATGTTTTTAGCCCTTTAATCTCTCCTTTCATATTGCTAGCTCCATCATACCCTTGACCACGGATTTGAGTTATAGTCAAATGGTGACTAACAAGTAAAGCTTGAATTGCTTCTTTAAGTGACAAAGAAGTAGTATCATCTACATGAACAACTCCAAGAAAGTGCTCACATGGCCTTCCCAATCTATCAACATAACGTAAGCAAAGAGCTAGTTGTTCTTTATGTGATACATCACTAGACTCATCAGCTAGAATAGCATAATGCTCATCACCAAGTTCTTCAATAATTTGCTTTCTAGTTTCTATGGCACAACATTGAATAATTTGCTTTTGTATCTCTGGGCAAGTTAAGGTGCAATTACCTGGAGCATTCTTCAAAACATACTTATTCACCTCTTCACTATTTGCTGCAAGCCAATTCAAAAGTTCAAGGAAGTTTCCTCTATTGCTAGACTCTTCATTTTCATCATGTCCACGGAATGCTAATCCTTGATGCAAAAGAAACTTCAAGTATCTAAGTGAATAAGTCAATCTGATCTTGTAAAGACGTAGATCCTCATTATTCAACTTCACAATTTGATTATCAATTGCCGCACTAGGATTAATAAATAAGTTGTATCTCTCTTGAGCTGCATTGTGTACACTTGTTACACCAcccacatgtttatcaagtgcTTCCTCTCCTCTATTCCAATTTCTCCAACCACCTTTAATAAATGCATCAGTCCCCTTGCCCTTACTTTTTTCGTTTTTGAACAAGTAGCATACAAAGCAAAATACAGATTCCTTCTTGATACTATATTCAAGCCAATGATATTTATGAAACCATAAAGGAGTGAATTGTCAATCTCTATttccaatttttctttttgcaaaatcATGCGCATAAGGTTGGAATGGACCTTTAAGACTATATGCTCTTCGAATTGCATCTTGATCATTGATAGGATAACTTACAATGGGCAATCTTTCCCCGGGATCATGTGGAAAGCGATTAATATCATAAATCGGTGGTAGTtgtgagacatcttcaagtggAACAGATGGTGGAGAAGATGGCATCAGATTCACAATTTCTTCAATTACTCTCTCTTGCTCTGGCGTaccttcttgttcttgagtttgctCTTCTGCCACAACACCAACcgaagaaggagatgaagaagaggCAATCTTCTTTGCTCTATGTTTCCGAAAAAGAGATGCAATGTCTCCATTCCTCTTCATGTTACAACAATTCTACAATAAAAATACTCAATTTATCAGATTCAGACATAAATTGATGGTTATGTAAATCATACAATAcatttgtgaattgtgattggGAGATCTATTTAACTGGTGGCGGAGAGTGACTGGGAATCTGGGATGGTGCCTCATGCAATTTATACAGGCAGAGCGCAAAACGAGCTGATTGAAAGCAAAGGGAATAGCTCATACGGCTCAGCGCAGGCCGGATGGTCTTGGGCTCTTGGCCTTGAGCTTGGTGGAGAGCGCCTCGAGCAGTCAAGCTGGTCGAGCAGTCGAGCTGGTTCATATCACTCAGACACTCACAGACTCACTGGTCAGCACTTGAATCGATCATCACCTTAGTTTGCAGCTTCAGCGAGCCTTCAGGCTGATATGAACAAATGTGTCAATTGGAAAGTGTCGATGCAACAATTGCTATATCTCTCTTCATTTGAACAAATGTGAGGATCGCCGGAAATATCATTATATTTGATCAGAATATAGAATTACTGAGATCTGaaatctgaagaaaaaaaagacattgTATTCCGGCTCAAAATAATGTAAAACAATCCTCATCATGAGCACTAAACTGACTTACACATAAGCCTTTTATCGATTCATTCTCTCCTATCAAGCTAATCAACTAATCGGAGTTctgaagagaggagagaaaacaGTCATGAACCTCGGCTGCAGCGGCTTCTTCACGGCTCCTCAAGGCGGGCGGCAACAACGAGCGCTGAGCGCCGAGCGCGGAGTGAACTGCTGACGCCTGACAGCGGACGGCCGGACGGCGGGGGCAGGACAGGACTCACCGACTCAGGACTCCGGACCTGCGCTGCAGACTGCGGACGGCCGACGGCGCCAGGACTGGGAAAGTGGACGGCGCTGCAGTCTGGACTCTGGAGAGTGGAGACGGATAAATGGGCCGAACGAAAATGGACGGATCCGTTGATGGGCCTTGGGCCACAGAAAAAGATTAGGGTGGTCCATGGCCCACCCGTGCCACCCTTTGGATCCGCCTCTGCCCACCAGCCAAGCTCTCGTTGCCGAACGCCGACGCCGACCAAAAAGCTCAGCGCTAGAGCAAGTAGTCTTAGGCctactaaaaaaaaactaccctCTAGTTCCGCCCCTGAGAGCCAGGAATCCCTCATCTCTTTCCTCACTGATTGTAGCCACCAAACGGAACCATCTTTTTGTAAGCTCTATCCGCCAAGTTGCGGCGTTAAGAACGTTGCAATAATCCGCTCGATCCTTGGGGAAGAAAGCGGAGAAAAGCGTCTGATCTGATGATCTGGACGAATAGTCGAGCTACCAAACCAATCTTAGAACTGAAGGCTGGAGCCTCAGCAGCTGTCAGCCCGTCACCGCTGGCAGCCTCACTGTCAGCTGTACTGCACTCACTGGCCGGTGCCCAAGCTTGAGCCTCAAGCAGCCGCCGTCTCCTGCCAGCAGCACGAGCCTACAGCTTGGGATCTAGAGATTGGTGGTAGGTTACTGCTGCTACGAGTAGCAGCATGTAGTGTCTCAGTATGTACGTCGCTAATGGCACGCTACATGCTTGATGCAGTCTCGGTTAGTCAGTTAGGCGTGCATGTACACCTATGAGAGTACGTTCCATGCATCCAGTACGAGTGCACGACGATGTATCGGTCTGTAGGCTTTAGCATCTTCGATTCACTCTGCAACCGCGCGATCGCGGCATCTGCTGATCATCCGGCGCCGGTAGGCGTCGTCGATCGATCGGTGTGATCGTCCTCGGCTCGGCTGGATCGCTGCTGTGCGTGCTGCCGACCGCGCAACGGCCGCCATGATATATAGATTcccgccggggggggggggggggctaacTAGCTGGCCGATGTGATGGTTCGTGGCGGCTGAAGATtcagggcatgtttgtttcgaGTTTAATCTTGACACATTTAAGTTTAATCAtgttatatattttgataattaTTTGGATAATTATTATAACTATGATAAATCATGTTTTGTCAGTCCTCTGATCCACACGatatatacttaattttttaacttaaaaatttattagtCACATTTTCTATAATAAATTATCACTTAATAATAACTTTAAATATAGCAAATATAGTTGCAGTTCTAACGGACCCGTACTAACCGAGCTGGTGACCCTACCGTCCCAATCAATCCGGCGTGGTGGGTGGTCGCTCGCGATCCGTACCCAGGTGGCCTCTTTCgcggggtggggtggggggttGTGGAAATATCTGCGTGCGTGTCCAGCTCCAAACGCGTCATGGCCGCCGTGGATCCTTCGTGGCGGTTTGGTGTGGTCACACGCGTGCATCGCTCTCGATCGGCAGCACCACGCCGTGCCTCGTCGAGCGAGAGACCCGCGCCGCCGAGTTCCGTTTCCGTAGGGGCAGCACTCTATAGGCTGTGCTTGTTTGTGCTGGTAATAGCTGCTTGTACGGTTTTTGTCCCTAGAAGCACAAGTCCAAACGAAGTCATTTTTCGACAAGTGCTTAAAATTTGAACTAGTGTTCAAAATTAAGCTCCCCGCAGCCCCATTCGGCTTCTTGGAATCCTAGTTCCCAGGTTGCCATTAAAGTCGATCAAATTTATCAAAAAAGTGTCTCATACTGTTTTGTTTTTTTCACTTATCGTTTAGAATATTGACACATTTTAATAAACAtgtttaactattatttttaataatttttccttaataaaaattgataaaaatagataatatcaaaatatgttttatgataaattcattattattattttgatgTGTTAAATcctaataattatatatatatatattagtaataaatttttttaaaatttagctGTACGTATTTTAGACTAACGTCTGTTTAAAAATGGAGATAATATAAACGAAGGTGAAGTGCTTGCTCAAGTCTAGCTGGTGCACCGCAGCAAGACCGCACCGTCACATCGTGGACCGTGCCGCCCGATTACCATGTCCTTTGTTTTAACACTGCCAGTTGGTACTACTGACCGTGAACGGCTTGAAATTGAACACTAGTTGAGCATTCTCGGGCCGTTAGGCGCTTTGTAAGTACGTGACAGGATTTTCCATGTGCGGCCATTCTCACCGTACTCTGCGAAAAGGGCCGAAGTCAAGTAGTACCCTCTAGTGACACCTCGAAACGAAGGATTGGTTGCTTGTGAAGGCTGCATTACATGACAAGATAGAGAGGACATGTCTAATTTTTCTAtctaaatttatatttttataaaataaataagttaaGTATATCTGGATGATTTTCATCGGATATTTTATACATCAAACCATACATAATCAAAACTTATCTCTCGTTTACTCTATTCTtaattgtttaaaaaaatttcaatcaatttaaaaatctataattaATAGTTGttattaatattaaatatattaatacATTATTATTTCATTCGAGCTATAGAGGTGCATCGTCAACttcttattttttcaattatttttttgtaaattttttaacatcattataatattattgattttacatgttataatattattgattttatgtGTGAACGTGATTGCTAACACAAGGGGCATTTTGGATGGGGTTTGCTGCCGTGATCAATTTGAGCTAGATCTAAATCACCTTTTTATTGATTTTGACGATTGGATCTCTCTATGAATGGAAAAGGGGTGCTTCGGATCGGGAGTAACCACTAGTGAAAGGGCTAAGGGGGGAAGGACATAGGAAAGAGGGATGCCTACAAAAAATCAATTGATTCGTCATGGTAGAGAAGAAAAACGGCGCACGGACCGTACTCGAGCTTCGGATCAATGTCCCCAGAAGCAAGGAGTATGCCTGCGTGTTTCGACGAGAACACCGAAAAAACCTAATTCAGCTCTACGTAAGATAGCAAAAGTACGGTTGAGCAATCGACATGATATATTTGCTCACATTCCAGACGAAGGTCATAATTCGCAGGAACATTCTATAGTCTTAGTCAGAGGAGGTAGAGTGAAAGATTCGCCAGGTGTGAAATCCCATCGTATTCGAGGAGTCAAGGATTTGCTGGGAATTCCGGATCGTAGAAAGGGAAGATCTAAATATGGTGCAGAAAGACCAAAAACCTACGCGAGCAGCCATACGCGGTTAAAAGGGAATTGCCGGCTTCGCTCACCGGCCAGTGGCAGCGCGAAAATGAGAAAGGTCGCCGAGAATGCTCGAGTGGGGCGGGCGAACCGAGCCCCGGGCCGGCCgcgctggcgctggcgctggcgctTCCACATGGCACAGCTCATCTGAGCGGCTCCCCACGTGCCGGTGCCGGCGCTGGCCTGACACCTTGGCGCATGGGCAATTGGGCACGGCGCCCAGCCGGGCAGCTCCCGTTGGTACACCCCGTCCTCATGGCACAAAGGCCACGGCCGGCCACGGACACacgaccttttttttttgaccgaACAACGGACACACTACTGCTAAAGGCTAGCGACCGGGTAAATGGTAGCCCCCAGATTCTGTCGTGCTAGATCGGACCGGGGCAGAGTAGATTGGTGGAGGAGCCAGGATGGGGCCCGATCGCGGGTAGGCACTAGGCAGTGTCCATCGCCTTCCCTGCTGTGCACCGAAACATCACGGTAGCGAGTAGCAGAACCCGTTGCACACCGAAACAAGTAAGAGTAATTGATTCTTTGTTTTGAGGTAGCTTGACCTTTGTTTTATGTGAAATTTGCTATCATTTAagctatttttaataaatattttaaaaattcatccttataatactattataacatctacaaatattattatagtgctctcatttttttt from Phragmites australis chromosome 14, lpPhrAust1.1, whole genome shotgun sequence includes these protein-coding regions:
- the LOC133890351 gene encoding uncharacterized protein LOC133890351, with the protein product MKRNGDIASLFRKHRAKKIASSSSPSSVGVVAEEQTQEQEGLAFRGHDENEESSNRGNFLELLNWLAANSEEVNKYVLKNAPADESSDVSHKEQLALCLRYVDRLGRPCEHFLGVVHVDDTTSLSLKEAIQALLVSHHLTITQIRGQGAHLMLVILGYTNDLSQCLQRRDQDILNAMTLVSLAKSRMQQLRSDGWDAFIQRVTLFCNKHGIEVPVMEGNYVPYGRSTRFARNQTNDDHFRREVYIGVIDQINQELDNRFDEVNMELLSCMSALNPADSFASFDADKVHRLAEFYPNDISSTDLIRLEMQLDNYIDDMRRGDSFKGIDNLVDLSIKLVETKKHKVYDLVYLLLKLVLLLPVATASVERVFSAMSLVKSKLRNRMGDSLLDDCLVTFIERDIFSKVNEDDIIETFMTIRRCKTNKN
- the LOC133890352 gene encoding small ribosomal subunit protein uS12m-like translates to MPTKNQLIRHGREEKRRTDRTRASDQCPQKQGVCLRVSTRTPKKPNSALRKIAKVRLSNRHDIFAHIPDEGHNSQEHSIVLVRGGRVKDSPGVKSHRIRGVKDLLGIPDRRKGRSKYGAERPKTYASSHTRLKGNCRLRSPASGSAKMRKVAENARVGRANRAPGRPRWRWRWRFHMAQLI